A stretch of Mesorhizobium sp. M2A.F.Ca.ET.046.03.2.1 DNA encodes these proteins:
- a CDS encoding histone deacetylase has translation MPLQIVHHPDYDAGFAVNHRFPMSKYPLLMEALRMRGLAVPEALSMPEPAPAPWLKLAHAADYVDQVIACQVPQTIEREIGFPVGPRVSLRAQLATAGTVLAARLALKHGIACNAAGGSHHARRAQGAGFCTFNDVAVAALALLAEGAVENVLIVDLDVHQGDGTADILKDEPRAFTFSMHGERNYPLRKIASDLDIALPDGTGDDAYVDRLAAILPELSGQRHWDIVFYNAGVDVHAEDRLGRLALSDDGLRAREDMVIGHFRSHDVPLCGVIGGGYSTDVPALAARHAILFEAASRYA, from the coding sequence TCCGCTTTTGATGGAGGCCTTGCGCATGCGCGGGCTGGCGGTGCCGGAAGCGCTCTCGATGCCGGAACCGGCGCCGGCGCCATGGCTGAAGCTTGCCCACGCAGCTGACTATGTCGACCAGGTGATCGCCTGCCAGGTGCCGCAGACGATAGAGCGCGAGATCGGCTTTCCGGTCGGCCCGCGCGTGTCGCTGAGGGCTCAGCTCGCCACGGCCGGCACCGTGCTGGCGGCCAGGCTGGCGCTTAAACACGGCATTGCCTGCAACGCCGCCGGCGGCAGCCATCACGCCAGGCGGGCGCAAGGCGCCGGCTTCTGCACTTTCAATGATGTCGCCGTCGCCGCGCTGGCGCTGCTGGCCGAAGGCGCGGTCGAAAACGTGCTGATTGTCGATCTCGACGTGCATCAGGGCGACGGCACGGCGGACATTCTCAAGGACGAGCCTCGCGCCTTCACCTTTTCCATGCATGGCGAGCGCAACTACCCGTTGCGCAAGATCGCTTCCGACCTCGACATCGCCTTGCCGGACGGCACCGGCGACGACGCTTATGTCGACCGGCTCGCCGCCATCCTGCCGGAACTATCCGGGCAAAGGCATTGGGACATCGTCTTCTACAATGCCGGCGTGGATGTGCATGCCGAGGACAGGCTCGGCCGGCTGGCGCTGAGCGACGATGGCCTCCGCGCCCGCGAAGACATGGTCATCGGCCATTTCCGTAGTCACGACGTTCCGCTGTGCGGCGTCATCGGAGGCGGCTACTCGACCGATGTGCCGGCGCTCGCCGCGCGCCACGCCATATTGTTCGAAGCTGCCTCCCGATATGCGTGA
- a CDS encoding DUF6460 domain-containing protein has translation MALSALTRFLGDTPLRVFLKLLVVSFLVGLVMHAFGWSPMDVFYGIRQFFVDLWNLGFHAVDRFLGYILLGAAIVVPVFILLRIASYRK, from the coding sequence ATGGCCTTGTCCGCACTGACGCGCTTTCTTGGCGACACGCCGCTCAGGGTGTTCCTGAAGCTGCTCGTGGTCTCCTTCCTCGTCGGCCTCGTCATGCATGCCTTCGGCTGGTCGCCGATGGACGTCTTCTATGGCATCCGCCAGTTCTTCGTGGATTTGTGGAATCTCGGCTTCCACGCCGTCGACCGCTTCCTCGGCTATATCCTGCTCGGCGCCGCGATCGTCGTTCCTGTGTTCATCCTGCTTCGGATCGCCAGCTACAGGAAGTAG
- a CDS encoding protamine-2 (modular protein) — translation MERRLFLTGMLGVAGAAALASLAGPGKAVAGIPGGNGILDELDKPDNAVLEGEDPAEVELVSHRRYHHGDWYWRRRRRRRRRGWRHVCRRYWRHGRWRRRCWRERYWINIWL, via the coding sequence ATGGAACGTCGGTTGTTTCTGACTGGAATGCTTGGCGTTGCGGGGGCGGCGGCACTTGCCAGCCTGGCCGGACCCGGCAAGGCTGTTGCCGGCATTCCCGGTGGCAACGGGATCCTGGACGAACTCGACAAGCCGGACAACGCGGTCCTCGAAGGCGAGGATCCGGCCGAAGTGGAGCTGGTTTCCCACCGGCGTTACCATCACGGCGATTGGTACTGGCGCCGCCGCAGGCGCCGCCGTCGGCGCGGCTGGAGACATGTCTGCCGCCGCTACTGGCGTCATGGCCGCTGGCGCCGCCGCTGCTGGCGCGAGCGCTACTGGATCAACATCTGGCTGTAG
- a CDS encoding LysR substrate-binding domain-containing protein, translated as MAAMQDFGAISGGYEKSPGDGETLLRSGLSLRHMRMITALDDHGRVSAAAQVMNISQPAASRMIAEMEAVLDVRLCERLPRGVTLTPYGKALARRARSILLEMREADREISELKAGKGGAVFLGAVTAPAIELAVPAIREIRRIYPRIEITMQVETSNVLARELIASRHDFIIARIPDDLNPRLFESRVIGVEKACLIVRRGHPLASGKAVKLEDTAAYDWVFQSGGSPLRQAMESNFLNRDIALPDRILNTSSLLLTLVMVAQSDAIAPVSIQVARFIQGADGLAGAIDVVQTEFDIEVRPYSLITVRNRVLSPAAKMLHDFILREVG; from the coding sequence ATGGCGGCGATGCAAGATTTCGGCGCGATTTCAGGTGGTTACGAGAAATCGCCGGGAGACGGCGAGACGCTGCTACGCAGCGGCCTGAGCCTCCGACATATGCGCATGATCACCGCGCTGGACGATCACGGACGGGTGAGCGCGGCCGCACAGGTCATGAACATCTCGCAGCCGGCCGCCTCGCGCATGATCGCCGAGATGGAGGCCGTGCTCGACGTCAGATTGTGCGAGCGGCTGCCGCGCGGCGTGACGCTGACCCCTTATGGCAAGGCGCTCGCGCGGCGCGCCCGCTCGATCCTGCTCGAAATGCGCGAGGCCGATCGCGAGATTTCCGAGCTCAAGGCCGGCAAGGGCGGCGCGGTTTTCCTAGGCGCGGTGACGGCTCCGGCAATCGAGTTGGCCGTGCCGGCGATTCGCGAAATCCGCCGCATCTATCCGCGCATCGAGATCACCATGCAGGTCGAGACCTCCAACGTGCTCGCCCGCGAACTGATCGCGTCGCGCCACGACTTCATCATCGCGCGCATTCCCGACGATCTTAACCCGAGGCTCTTCGAATCGCGCGTCATCGGCGTCGAGAAGGCCTGCCTCATCGTACGCCGCGGCCACCCGCTGGCGAGTGGCAAGGCAGTGAAGCTGGAAGACACGGCAGCCTATGACTGGGTCTTCCAGTCCGGCGGCTCGCCCCTGCGCCAGGCGATGGAAAGCAACTTTCTCAACCGCGACATTGCGCTGCCCGACCGCATCCTCAACACCTCGTCGCTGCTGCTCACTTTGGTGATGGTGGCGCAGTCCGACGCCATCGCGCCGGTCTCGATCCAGGTCGCCAGGTTCATCCAGGGGGCCGACGGGCTGGCCGGCGCCATCGACGTGGTCCAGACTGAGTTCGATATCGAGGTCCGCCCCTACAGCCTGATCACGGTCAGGAATCGCGTGCTCTCGCCGGCCGCGAAAATGCTGCACGACTTCATCTTGCGCGAAGTGGGGTGA
- the chvE gene encoding multiple monosaccharide ABC transporter substrate-binding protein, with translation MKIIKTLAAVAALGVAAMTYSAHAADKGLIGVLMPTKTSQRWINDGDAVKSQLEKLGYTVDLQYAQDDIPNQLSQLENEITKGPKALIIASIDGTTMADALQKANDAGVVVVAYDRLIKKTPNVDYYTTFDNFGVGVIQANSLVKGLKERFPNTKPWNVELFGGSPDDNNAFFFYNGAISVLQPLIDDGSIKIKSGQTGMDKVGTLRWLAATAQARMDNLLSANYSDGSRVDGVLSPYDGLSRGITASLRAVGYGTDAQPWPIVTGQDAETASVKLIISGEQYSTVFKDTRELAKSTVELVDKVLSGGKPEGLDTKTYNNDVKVVPSILLTPVEVDKSNYEKLVVDSGYIKAEELK, from the coding sequence GTGAAGATCATCAAGACACTGGCCGCCGTCGCGGCCCTTGGCGTCGCTGCCATGACCTACTCGGCACACGCGGCCGACAAGGGCCTCATCGGCGTGCTGATGCCGACCAAGACCTCGCAGCGCTGGATCAACGACGGCGACGCCGTCAAGTCCCAGCTCGAGAAGCTCGGCTACACCGTCGACCTGCAATACGCGCAGGACGACATCCCGAACCAGCTCAGCCAGCTGGAAAACGAAATCACCAAGGGACCGAAGGCGCTGATCATCGCTTCGATCGACGGCACCACCATGGCCGACGCGCTGCAGAAGGCCAACGACGCGGGCGTCGTCGTCGTTGCCTATGACCGCCTGATCAAGAAGACCCCGAATGTCGACTACTACACCACCTTCGACAATTTCGGCGTCGGCGTGATCCAGGCGAACTCGCTGGTCAAGGGCCTCAAGGAGCGCTTCCCGAACACCAAGCCGTGGAACGTCGAGCTGTTCGGCGGCTCGCCGGACGACAACAACGCCTTCTTCTTCTACAATGGCGCAATCTCGGTCCTGCAGCCGCTGATCGATGACGGCTCGATCAAGATCAAGTCCGGCCAGACGGGCATGGACAAGGTCGGCACGCTGCGCTGGCTCGCCGCCACCGCCCAGGCGCGCATGGACAACCTGCTTTCGGCCAACTACTCGGACGGCAGCCGCGTCGATGGCGTTCTGTCGCCTTATGACGGCCTTTCGCGCGGCATCACCGCCTCGCTGCGCGCCGTCGGCTACGGGACGGACGCTCAGCCCTGGCCGATCGTGACCGGCCAGGACGCCGAGACCGCCTCCGTCAAGCTGATCATCTCGGGCGAACAGTATTCGACGGTGTTCAAAGACACCCGCGAGTTGGCCAAGTCGACCGTGGAGCTCGTCGACAAGGTACTCTCGGGCGGCAAGCCTGAGGGCCTCGACACCAAGACCTACAACAACGATGTCAAGGTGGTTCCCTCGATCCTCCTGACGCCGGTCGAGGTCGACAAGTCGAACTACGAGAAGCTGGTCGTCGACTCCGGCTACATCAAGGCCGAAGAGCTGAAGTAA
- the mmsA gene encoding multiple monosaccharide ABC transporter ATP-binding protein, with protein sequence MASTILEMRDITKTFPGVKALSNVNLSVEEGEIHAIVGENGAGKSTLMKVLSGVYPSGTYDGQIIFRGQECNFKGIHDSEHMGIVIIHQELALVPMLSIAENIFLGNEHASYGVIDWDANETRTAALLKKVGLKEDPKTLITNIGVGKQQLVEIAKALSKEVKLLILDEPTASLSEKDSQALLDLLLEFKRQGMTSILISHKLNEVNRVADNVTVIRDGRTIETLPRKDISEDRIITSMVGRSLDDRYPPREPQIGDVIFEVKDWSVYHPIHAERQVIKNVNLNVRKGEVVGIAGLMGAGRTEFAMSLFGRSYGRHITGEVSLHGKPLDLSSVSKAVENRIAYVTEDRKTYGLNLIDHIKHNVTLANLGGVSSRGVIDDMREMSVANDYRKKTNIRASSVYQLTGNLSGGNQQKVVLSKWLFADPEVLILDEPTRGIDVGAKYEIYTIIARLAAEGKAIIVISSEMPELLGITDRIYVMNEGRIVGEMAASEASQEKIMRAIVRGEGKKAS encoded by the coding sequence ATGGCCTCGACGATTTTGGAGATGCGCGACATCACCAAGACGTTCCCCGGCGTGAAGGCGTTGTCGAACGTCAATCTAAGCGTCGAGGAAGGTGAGATCCACGCGATCGTCGGCGAGAACGGCGCCGGCAAGTCGACGCTGATGAAAGTGCTGTCGGGCGTCTATCCGTCCGGGACCTATGATGGCCAAATCATCTTTCGCGGCCAGGAATGCAATTTCAAAGGCATTCACGACAGCGAGCATATGGGCATCGTCATCATCCACCAGGAGCTTGCCCTGGTGCCGATGCTCTCGATCGCGGAAAACATCTTCCTCGGCAACGAGCACGCCAGCTATGGCGTCATCGACTGGGACGCCAATGAGACGCGCACGGCCGCCCTGCTCAAGAAGGTCGGGCTCAAGGAGGATCCCAAGACGCTGATCACCAATATCGGTGTCGGCAAGCAGCAGCTGGTCGAGATCGCCAAGGCGCTCAGCAAGGAAGTGAAGCTCCTGATTCTGGACGAGCCGACGGCCTCGCTCAGCGAAAAGGACAGCCAGGCGCTGCTCGACCTCCTGCTCGAGTTCAAGCGCCAGGGCATGACCTCGATCCTGATCTCGCACAAGCTGAACGAGGTGAACCGTGTCGCCGACAATGTGACGGTGATCCGCGACGGGCGCACCATCGAGACCTTGCCGAGGAAGGACATCTCGGAAGACCGCATCATCACCTCGATGGTCGGCCGTTCCCTCGACGACCGCTACCCGCCGCGCGAGCCGCAGATCGGCGACGTCATTTTCGAGGTGAAGGACTGGTCGGTCTACCACCCCATCCACGCCGAGCGGCAGGTGATCAAGAACGTAAACCTCAATGTGCGCAAGGGCGAGGTGGTGGGTATTGCGGGGCTGATGGGCGCCGGCCGCACCGAATTCGCGATGAGCCTGTTCGGCCGCTCCTACGGCCGGCACATCACCGGTGAGGTGTCGCTCCACGGCAAACCGCTCGACCTCTCGTCGGTGAGCAAGGCGGTGGAGAACCGCATCGCCTATGTGACGGAAGACCGCAAAACCTACGGCCTCAACCTCATCGACCACATCAAGCACAATGTGACCTTGGCCAATCTTGGCGGCGTTTCCAGCCGCGGCGTCATCGACGACATGCGCGAGATGAGCGTCGCCAACGACTACCGCAAGAAGACCAATATCCGCGCCTCCAGCGTCTATCAGCTGACAGGCAACCTTTCGGGCGGCAACCAGCAGAAGGTGGTGCTGTCGAAATGGCTGTTCGCCGATCCGGAAGTCTTGATCCTCGACGAGCCGACCCGCGGCATTGACGTCGGCGCCAAGTACGAAATCTATACGATCATCGCCCGCCTCGCCGCCGAGGGCAAAGCGATCATCGTCATCTCGTCGGAAATGCCCGAATTGCTCGGCATCACCGACCGCATCTATGTGATGAACGAAGGGCGTATCGTCGGCGAAATGGCGGCAAGCGAAGCCAGCCAGGAAAAAATCATGCGCGCCATCGTTCGCGGAGAAGGAAAAAAAGCATCATGA
- the mmsB gene encoding multiple monosaccharide ABC transporter permease has translation MSTESAPAPQSGTAEDVKQGPRIAVSALTTNLREYGLIIALIVIMLFFQYTTSGTLFKPVNLSNLVQQNSFIIVMALGMLLVIVAGYIDLSVGSVAGFIGALAAMMMVIWPLGIFSNPLVVSIVCLIVGALIGAAQGYWIAYHKIPSFIVTLAGMLIFRGICQALLGGGSSVGPLPDSFKALSSGFIPDVIGPLVLIPPTVNAAGKTIVGSGLTLHMTTIVLGLIAVLAYAYFGFRTRRKRERHGYEAEPFPLFVIKTLVGSALALFLVFQFASYRGLPVVLLVMGVLISLFVFVTKRMTIGRRIYAMGGNAKAAQLSGINTERLTLLVFINMGVLSALGGLIIAARLGQAVPAAGLGSELDVIAAVFIGGASAMGGVGQVIGAVVGGFIMGVMNNGMSIMGVNVDWQQVVKGLVLLGAVIFDVYNKNKA, from the coding sequence ATGAGCACAGAAAGCGCTCCCGCACCGCAAAGCGGCACAGCCGAAGACGTCAAGCAGGGTCCACGCATCGCCGTGTCGGCGCTGACGACGAACCTGCGCGAATACGGCCTGATCATCGCGCTGATCGTCATCATGCTGTTCTTCCAGTACACGACGTCGGGCACGCTGTTCAAACCGGTCAACCTCTCGAACCTGGTGCAGCAGAACTCGTTCATCATCGTGATGGCGCTGGGCATGCTCCTGGTGATCGTCGCCGGCTATATCGACCTCAGCGTGGGATCGGTGGCAGGCTTCATCGGCGCGCTTGCCGCGATGATGATGGTCATCTGGCCGCTCGGCATATTCTCGAATCCATTGGTGGTCTCGATCGTCTGCCTGATCGTCGGCGCGCTGATCGGCGCGGCGCAAGGCTACTGGATCGCCTATCACAAGATACCGAGCTTCATCGTGACGCTGGCCGGCATGCTGATCTTCCGCGGCATCTGCCAGGCGCTGCTCGGCGGCGGCTCGTCGGTCGGCCCGCTGCCGGACAGCTTCAAGGCGCTGAGCTCGGGCTTCATCCCGGACGTCATCGGCCCGCTTGTGCTGATCCCGCCGACGGTCAATGCCGCCGGCAAGACCATCGTCGGCAGCGGCTTGACGCTGCATATGACAACGATCGTGCTCGGCCTGATCGCCGTGCTCGCCTATGCCTATTTCGGTTTCAGGACGCGGCGCAAGCGCGAGCGCCATGGCTATGAGGCGGAGCCCTTCCCGCTGTTCGTGATCAAGACGCTGGTCGGCAGCGCGCTGGCGCTGTTCCTGGTGTTCCAGTTCGCCAGCTACCGGGGCCTGCCGGTCGTGCTCTTGGTGATGGGTGTGCTCATCTCGCTGTTCGTCTTCGTCACCAAGCGCATGACCATCGGCCGCCGTATCTACGCCATGGGCGGCAACGCCAAGGCGGCGCAGCTCTCGGGCATCAACACCGAACGGCTGACGCTGCTGGTCTTCATCAACATGGGCGTGCTGTCGGCGCTCGGCGGCCTGATCATCGCGGCGCGCCTCGGCCAGGCCGTGCCGGCCGCTGGCCTCGGCAGCGAGCTCGACGTGATCGCGGCCGTCTTCATCGGCGGCGCCTCGGCAATGGGCGGCGTCGGCCAGGTGATCGGCGCCGTGGTCGGTGGCTTCATCATGGGCGTGATGAACAACGGCATGTCGATCATGGGCGTCAATGTCGACTGGCAGCAGGTGGTCAAGGGCCTGGTGCTGCTCGGCGCCGTCATCTTCGACGTCTACAACAAGAACAAGGCTTAA
- the araD1 gene encoding AraD1 family protein produces MLISQILDDAETIRVVARNGGGKTRVINGARSVYSLAMEAARTGIGLEALIERKGYGETVDLDAAYKRGRLVSPINHPDPAHLHLTGTGLTHLGSAATRDSMHKKLSEGGEQELTDSMKMFRMGLEGGKPAKGQVGVQPEWFYKGNGTMAVAPGAPLMSPAFAQDGGEEPEIAGIYVIGDDGAPFRVGFTLSNEFSDHVTERVNYLFLAHSKLRNASFGPEILIGDLPADIRGASRIWRDGKLLWEKPFLSGEANMSHTIANLEHHHFKYSAFRQPGDVHVHMFGTATLSFADGIKTEAGDTFEIEAPDFGLPLRNPLEIENPVKVAVKAL; encoded by the coding sequence ATGCTGATCTCCCAGATCCTCGACGACGCCGAGACGATCCGCGTCGTCGCCCGCAATGGCGGCGGCAAGACCAGGGTCATCAATGGCGCGCGCAGCGTCTATTCGCTGGCGATGGAGGCCGCGCGCACCGGCATCGGGCTCGAAGCGCTAATCGAGCGCAAGGGCTATGGCGAGACGGTCGATCTCGATGCCGCCTACAAGAGGGGGAGGCTGGTCTCGCCGATCAACCATCCGGACCCGGCGCATCTGCATCTCACCGGCACCGGGCTGACGCATCTCGGCTCCGCGGCGACGCGCGATTCCATGCACAAGAAGCTCAGCGAGGGCGGCGAGCAGGAGCTCACCGATTCCATGAAGATGTTCCGCATGGGGCTCGAAGGCGGCAAGCCGGCCAAAGGCCAGGTCGGCGTGCAGCCGGAATGGTTCTACAAGGGCAACGGCACGATGGCGGTGGCGCCGGGCGCGCCGCTGATGTCGCCGGCCTTCGCGCAGGACGGCGGCGAGGAGCCCGAGATCGCCGGCATCTATGTCATCGGCGATGATGGCGCGCCGTTCCGCGTCGGCTTCACGCTGTCGAACGAGTTCTCCGATCATGTCACCGAGCGGGTGAACTATCTGTTCCTCGCCCATTCCAAGCTGCGCAATGCCTCGTTCGGCCCCGAGATCCTGATCGGCGACCTGCCGGCCGACATCCGCGGCGCATCGCGCATCTGGCGCGACGGCAAGCTGCTCTGGGAAAAGCCGTTCCTGTCGGGCGAGGCGAACATGTCGCACACCATCGCCAATCTCGAGCACCACCACTTCAAATATTCGGCCTTCCGCCAGCCGGGCGACGTGCATGTGCATATGTTCGGCACCGCGACGCTCTCCTTCGCCGACGGCATCAAGACCGAGGCCGGCGACACGTTCGAGATCGAGGCGCCGGATTTCGGGCTTCCGCTGCGCAATCCGCTGGAGATCGAAAATCCGGTGAAGGTGGCGGTGAAGGCGCTGTAG
- a CDS encoding 2'-deoxycytidine 5'-triphosphate deaminase, which yields MRQTGILPDQDIAALFEANALKSPRALDTNQIQPASLDLRLGDKAYRVRASFLPGPDHLVADKLERLKLHEIDLTGGAVLETGCVYIVPLLESLALPAEVSASANPKSSTGRLDIFTRVMTDRGHEFDKIAAGYHGPLYLEVSPRTFPIVVRAGSRLSQIRFRIGNAVLSESQLRDLHRAEMLVATEPPNISGGGIALSIDLDGDKDGLVGYRGKHHTGLVDVDKRAAQDVVDFWEPIYKSGAGEIVLDPDEFYILVSREAVHVPPLYAAEMTPFDPLVGEFRVHYAGFFDPGFGHSAAGGSGSRAVLEVRSHEVPFILDHGQIVGRLVYEHMLKRPQALYGTDLGSNYQAQGLKLSKHFRAAR from the coding sequence TTGCGGCAGACAGGCATTCTTCCGGATCAGGACATCGCGGCGCTGTTTGAGGCGAACGCGCTCAAGTCGCCGCGCGCGCTGGACACCAACCAGATCCAGCCGGCCAGCCTCGATCTCAGGCTCGGCGACAAGGCCTATCGCGTGCGCGCCTCCTTTCTGCCGGGGCCCGATCATCTGGTCGCCGACAAGCTCGAACGGCTGAAGCTTCACGAGATAGACCTCACCGGCGGCGCGGTGCTGGAAACCGGCTGCGTCTATATCGTGCCTTTGCTGGAAAGCCTGGCATTGCCGGCCGAGGTTTCGGCCTCGGCCAATCCGAAGAGCTCGACCGGCCGCCTCGACATCTTCACGCGGGTCATGACCGATCGCGGCCATGAGTTCGACAAGATCGCCGCCGGCTATCACGGGCCGCTCTATCTCGAAGTCAGCCCGCGCACCTTCCCGATCGTCGTGCGCGCCGGCTCGCGGCTGTCGCAGATCCGTTTCCGCATCGGCAATGCCGTGCTTTCGGAAAGCCAGCTGCGCGACCTTCACCGTGCCGAGATGCTGGTCGCCACCGAGCCGCCCAATATTTCCGGCGGCGGCATCGCGCTCTCCATCGACCTCGACGGCGACAAGGACGGGCTTGTCGGTTATCGCGGCAAGCACCACACCGGCCTGGTCGATGTCGACAAGCGCGCCGCGCAGGATGTCGTCGACTTCTGGGAGCCGATCTATAAGAGCGGCGCCGGCGAGATCGTGCTCGACCCTGACGAATTCTACATCCTGGTCAGCCGCGAAGCGGTGCACGTGCCGCCGCTCTATGCCGCCGAGATGACGCCCTTCGATCCGCTGGTCGGCGAGTTCCGCGTCCACTATGCCGGCTTCTTCGATCCGGGCTTCGGCCATTCCGCCGCCGGCGGCAGCGGCAGCCGCGCCGTGCTCGAAGTGCGCAGCCACGAAGTGCCTTTCATCCTCGACCACGGCCAGATCGTTGGCCGCCTCGTCTACGAGCACATGCTGAAGCGTCCGCAGGCGCTCTACGGCACCGATCTCGGCTCGAACTATCAGGCGCAGGGCCTGAAGCTTTCCAAGCATTTCAGGGCCGCGCGCTGA
- a CDS encoding O-succinylhomoserine sulfhydrylase: MSTKKRNWKPQTALVHGGTLRSQYGETAEAMYLTQGYVYETAQAAEARFKGEEPGFIYSRYANPTVDMFEKRMCALEGAEDARATASGMAAVSAALLCSVKAGDHIVAARALFGSCRWVVETLAPRYGIQATLIDGTDIANWEKAVRPNTKLFFLESPTNPTLEVVDIAAVAKLANSIGARVIVDNVFATPLQQKPLQLGAHIVVYSATKHIDGQGRCLGGVILSDKKWIDENLHDYFRHTGPSLSPFNAWTLLKGLETLPLRVRQQTESAGRIADFLAGRLEIARVIYPGRADHPQADIVKKQMSGGSTLICLDVKGGKQAAFAFQNALDIVLISNNLGDAKSLITHPATTTHKNLSDEARAELGIGPGTLRLSVGLEDTDDLLEDIEQALKAAK; encoded by the coding sequence ATGAGCACCAAGAAGCGCAACTGGAAACCTCAAACGGCACTCGTGCATGGCGGAACGCTGCGTTCCCAGTACGGCGAGACCGCAGAGGCGATGTATCTCACGCAGGGCTATGTCTATGAGACGGCGCAGGCGGCGGAAGCCCGCTTCAAGGGCGAGGAACCGGGCTTCATCTATTCGCGCTACGCCAACCCGACCGTCGACATGTTCGAAAAGCGCATGTGCGCTCTGGAAGGCGCCGAGGATGCCCGCGCCACCGCCTCCGGCATGGCCGCCGTTTCCGCCGCCCTGCTCTGCAGCGTGAAGGCAGGAGACCACATCGTTGCGGCGCGCGCGTTGTTCGGCTCCTGTCGCTGGGTGGTGGAGACGCTGGCGCCGCGCTACGGCATCCAGGCGACGCTGATCGACGGCACCGACATCGCCAACTGGGAAAAGGCGGTTCGCCCGAACACCAAGCTGTTCTTCCTGGAAAGCCCGACCAATCCGACGCTGGAAGTGGTCGACATCGCCGCGGTCGCCAAGCTCGCCAATTCGATCGGCGCGCGCGTTATCGTCGACAACGTCTTTGCCACGCCGCTGCAGCAGAAGCCGCTGCAGCTCGGCGCTCACATCGTCGTCTATTCGGCGACCAAGCATATTGACGGCCAGGGCCGCTGCCTCGGCGGCGTCATCCTGTCGGACAAGAAATGGATCGACGAAAACCTGCACGACTATTTCCGCCACACCGGCCCCAGCCTGTCGCCCTTCAACGCGTGGACGCTGCTCAAGGGGCTGGAGACGCTCCCGCTGCGCGTGCGCCAGCAGACCGAGAGCGCCGGCAGGATCGCCGATTTCCTGGCCGGCCGGTTGGAGATCGCGCGCGTCATCTATCCCGGCCGCGCCGATCATCCGCAGGCCGATATCGTCAAGAAGCAGATGTCGGGCGGTTCGACATTGATCTGCCTTGACGTCAAGGGCGGCAAGCAGGCGGCCTTCGCCTTCCAGAACGCGCTCGACATCGTGCTGATCTCCAACAATCTCGGCGACGCCAAGAGCCTGATCACCCATCCGGCGACGACGACGCACAAGAACCTGAGTGACGAGGCACGTGCCGAGCTCGGCATCGGCCCCGGCACGCTCAGGCTCTCGGTCGGCCTGGAGGACACCGACGATCTGCTGGAGGACATCGAGCAGGCGCTGAAGGCGGCAAAATAA